TTGCCGTCCTGGGGGAAGCAGCGGACCGGCGCGGGCTCCGGGTGGCTGGCGGCTGGATGCCCGCGCCGGTGCCGGTGGTGTCGGGAAACGGACAAAAACCCGGTCTAGGTCTGGACCATTTCGGCAACCCGGTCGCACACTTCTGCACGCAGTGTGTTTCTTTCTCCCCCAGGTCCCCGGAGGAATTGCCATGCGTCGAAGAATCACCCTTTCCCTCAGCGGCACCGCGTTGCTCGTGGCCGGTCTCGCCACCGCGGCGCTCACCCCGGCGGCCGCGCAGGCCTCGCCAGGGCTGCTCGCGGCCATGCAACGTGATTTCGGCCTGACCGCGAGCCAGGCCCAGACCCGGCTCGGTCAGGAACTGGCTGCCGCGAAGGTGCTCCCGGTCGCCGAGAAGGCGGCGGGCGCGGCTTACGGTGGCGCCTGGTTCGACCCGAAGCTGGGCAAGCTCGTCGTCGGTGTGACCGATTCCGCGGTCGACGGTGCGGTCCGCGCCACCGGTGCGGAAACCACGCCGGTGCGGACCACTGCCGCGGCGCTCGACGCGGCGAAGCAGAAGCTGGACGCGACCACCAAGACTCATCCCGCGCCGGCGTCGGTGAGCGGCTGGCGCACCGATCTGCGTACCGGGAGCGTCGTGGTGTCGCTCGTACCCGGTGCGCACGGGGCGGATGTCGACGCCTTCCTGGCTCGCGCCCGCGAGGCCGGCCCGGTGACCGTCGCGACCGCGGCCAAGCCGAGGACTCTCGCCGCGGGTACCGTCGGCGGGGATCCGTACTACATCAACGGGAACGTGCGCTGCTCGATCGGATTCTCCGTGCAGGGCGGCTTCGTGAGCGCCGGGCACTGCGGTCGCGCCGGCAGCTCGGTGGCCGGCTGGGACGGCTCCGCGATGGGCTCGTTCGCCGGTTCTTCCTTCCCTGGCAACGATTATTCGTTCATCAGCGTCGGCGACGGCTGGTGGACCACCCCGGTCGTGCTCGGCTGGGGGACGGTGGGCGACCGGCTGGTGCGCGGTTCGGAGGTGGCTCCGGCGGGCTCGTCGGTCTGCCGCTCCGGCTCGACCTCGCACTGGCACTGCGGCACCGTGATCGCGCTGAACGAGACGATCAACTACGCGGAGGGCGCGGTCTCCGGCATGACGCACACCGACGCCTGCGCCGAACCCGGTGACTCCGGTGGTTCGTTCATCACCGGCGACCAGGCACAGGGCGTCACCTCCGGTGGCTGGGGCGACTGCAGCTCCGGCGGCGAGACCTGGTTCCAGCCGGTGAACGAGATCCTGCAGACCTACGGGCTGTGGCTGGTCACCGCCTGATCCGTTACTGAACTGGGCAGGCGCCGCGTTTCCCGCGGCGCCTGCCCTCGTCCGGTGTGGCTCGCCCTGGTTCCCGGCGGTCCGATGTGGACGGACGGTCATCGTTGCCGCGAAGGCGGACGGCGAACAGGGCCGGCGCAGTGCTCGTCGCTCCGCCAGGCAGGTGTGACGCACCTGTTCGAGAAAACGCGACGGTCAGGGACACAACGGGCAGCGACGACACACCTGGCGGCGTGGGCCCGCCGGTCAGCAAGGACCGGAAGGGCGGCAGAGGCAGGAGAGACGGCAGGGGCAGTAAGGACGGCAGCGACTCCGGGCAGAACGGCGCCGGGAAGCCGGTTTTCCAGGGTCCGCCGGACCCTGGAAAACCGGACTGGGGGCTGGTGGAACATCACCCGGCCAGGATACGGACGAGCACCGACAGAAACCGTCGTCCGCGAGGTCGGCGGGGAGATCGCAGGGGAGCAGGGGCGAACGTCAAGGGTTCATCGCGAGGACCAGGAACCCGGCGAGCAGCACCAGGTGCACGCCGCCCTGCAGGCGGGTGGCGCGGCCGGGGACCACGGTCAGGACGCTCACCACCACGGTCAGCGCGAGCAGCACAATGTGCGTCGGGCCGAGGCCGAGCTGCAGCGGGCCGGGCATCCACACCGAGGCCAGCGCGATCGCCGGGATGGTCAGGCCGATGCTGGCGATTGCGGAACCATAGGACAGGTTCAGGCTGATCTGCATCCGGTCGTGGCGCGCTGCGCGGGCGGCGGCGAGGGTTTCCGGGGCGAGCACCAGCAGGGCGATCACCACGCCGACGAACGACTGCGGCAGCCCGGCCGCACGCACCCCGGCCTCGATCGCCGGGGACTCCACCTTCGCCAGCCCGACTACGGTGACCAGCGCGATCAGCAGCAGAACCAGGCTCACCAGGGCGTTCCGGCGGGCCGGCGGCACGGCGTGCTGGTCTTCGTCCTGTGCCTGCCCGTCTGCGCCGACGGGGAGGAAGAAGTCGCGGTGGCGCACGGTCTGGGTCAGCACGAACATCGCGTACAGCACCAGCGACGCGATCGCGGCGAAGGTCAGCTGCGGGCCGGAGAACTCCGGGCCCGGCCTGCTCGTGGTGAAGGTCGGCAGCACCAGGCTCAGCCCGGCGAGCGTGGCGACGGTGGCCAGCGCCGCGCCGCTGCCCTCCGGGTGGAACCGGGTCTCGCCGTATCGGCGGGCGCCGATCAGCAGCGAGAGCCCGACGATGCCGTTGGTGGTGATCATCACCGCGGCGAAGACGGTGTCCCGCGCGAGAGTGTCCGCCTTCTCGCCGCCGGAGGCCATCATCGTCACGATCAGCGCGACCTCGATCACGGTGACCGCGACCGCCAGCACCAGCGAGCCGAACGGTTCCCCCACCCGATGCGCCACGACCTCGGCGTGATGCACCGCGGCCAGCACCGTCCCGGCCAGCATGAGCGCGACGACCGTGACGGGCACCGGCCCGAGCTCGCGGCCCCAGGTGAGTACCAGCAGGACCACGGCGATCACCGGCAGCACGGTGGTCCACGAAGTCACGAAGGAACGCACGGTGGCCATGCCCTCAGCCTCGCACAACGGTGTTCCGTCCGCCCGGCGTTCGGCCGGTGTGCTCCGGCTGACCCGTCCACAGTGGACCGTTCGGGGTCAGCCGGATTGCTTGCGGAACTCGTCCAGGACGCGGCGTTCGCGCTTGGTCGGCCGCCCGGCGCCGCGTTCGCGGCGGGCCACCGGGATCGCCGCCTCCGGGGGCGGGGCGGGGGTGCGGTCGATCAGGCAGGTGGCCGCGATCGGCGCGCCGACCCGTTTCTGGATCACCTGCACCACCTCGACCACCCGGGTGGTCGTGCCGATCCGGGCGCGAACCCGGTCACCGGCGACCACGGTGGTCGCCGGTTTCGCCGGACGGTCGTTGACCCGGACGTGCCCGCCACGGCAGGCCGCCGCGGCGTCCGCGCGGGTCTTGGCCAGCCGGACCGCCCACAGCCAGCGGTCGATTCGGGTGGATTCCATGCCCACCATCATGGCCCGGGTGCCCATCCGCGCGCCGCCCGACTCGGTTCCGGTCGGGACCCAAAGCCGTGAAGGGGCCCTTCACGGACTCTGAGTCTGTGAAGGGCCCCTTCACAGACCTCCACACCGACTTTGCCGACACCCTGGACTCTGACCGTAAATAGGTACCAAATCACCCTTTTGGGGCGCGTGGTTCCTATGGGACTGCTGAGGCACTCCCTATTTGCACCCCGAACCAGGCGCCCCAGCGGGG
This Amycolatopsis sulphurea DNA region includes the following protein-coding sequences:
- a CDS encoding calcium:proton antiporter; this translates as MATVRSFVTSWTTVLPVIAVVLLVLTWGRELGPVPVTVVALMLAGTVLAAVHHAEVVAHRVGEPFGSLVLAVAVTVIEVALIVTMMASGGEKADTLARDTVFAAVMITTNGIVGLSLLIGARRYGETRFHPEGSGAALATVATLAGLSLVLPTFTTSRPGPEFSGPQLTFAAIASLVLYAMFVLTQTVRHRDFFLPVGADGQAQDEDQHAVPPARRNALVSLVLLLIALVTVVGLAKVESPAIEAGVRAAGLPQSFVGVVIALLVLAPETLAAARAARHDRMQISLNLSYGSAIASIGLTIPAIALASVWMPGPLQLGLGPTHIVLLALTVVVSVLTVVPGRATRLQGGVHLVLLAGFLVLAMNP
- a CDS encoding RNA-binding S4 domain-containing protein, which encodes MESTRIDRWLWAVRLAKTRADAAAACRGGHVRVNDRPAKPATTVVAGDRVRARIGTTTRVVEVVQVIQKRVGAPIAATCLIDRTPAPPPEAAIPVARRERGAGRPTKRERRVLDEFRKQSG
- a CDS encoding S1 family peptidase, which encodes MRRRITLSLSGTALLVAGLATAALTPAAAQASPGLLAAMQRDFGLTASQAQTRLGQELAAAKVLPVAEKAAGAAYGGAWFDPKLGKLVVGVTDSAVDGAVRATGAETTPVRTTAAALDAAKQKLDATTKTHPAPASVSGWRTDLRTGSVVVSLVPGAHGADVDAFLARAREAGPVTVATAAKPRTLAAGTVGGDPYYINGNVRCSIGFSVQGGFVSAGHCGRAGSSVAGWDGSAMGSFAGSSFPGNDYSFISVGDGWWTTPVVLGWGTVGDRLVRGSEVAPAGSSVCRSGSTSHWHCGTVIALNETINYAEGAVSGMTHTDACAEPGDSGGSFITGDQAQGVTSGGWGDCSSGGETWFQPVNEILQTYGLWLVTA